From one Dyella sp. 2HG41-7 genomic stretch:
- a CDS encoding DnaJ C-terminal domain-containing protein has translation MEFKDYYDTLGVKPDASEADIKAAFRKLARKYHPDKNKDAGAEEKFKAVNEANEVLRDTEKRRAYDQLRAGGYRSGEQFRPPPNWGQGQGFDFNESGEGDFSDFFESLFGRAGGGARHAPRARRGRDAHAKVQIDLQTAFNGGKTRLSLDDGSGVERVLEVKIPAGIQPAQVIRLGGQGHPGAGGGPNGDLLLEVGIRDDARFKLDGLNVLHVLPVSPWEAALGATVPVPTLAGTVDLRIPAGTQSGRKLRLKGRGLPGKMAGDQLVEVSIRVPLAENDTQRQAYEALRTQFAHYDPRQ, from the coding sequence GTGGAATTCAAAGACTATTACGACACGCTGGGCGTCAAACCCGACGCCAGCGAAGCCGATATCAAGGCGGCTTTTCGCAAGCTCGCGCGCAAATATCATCCTGACAAGAACAAAGACGCGGGCGCGGAAGAGAAGTTCAAGGCCGTCAACGAGGCCAATGAAGTTTTGCGCGATACCGAAAAGCGTCGCGCTTACGATCAGTTGCGTGCGGGCGGTTATCGTTCCGGTGAGCAGTTCCGCCCGCCGCCGAATTGGGGGCAGGGACAAGGCTTCGATTTCAATGAATCGGGCGAAGGCGATTTCAGCGATTTCTTCGAGAGCTTGTTTGGACGCGCGGGCGGCGGTGCGCGCCATGCACCGCGTGCGCGCCGCGGACGCGATGCGCACGCCAAGGTTCAGATCGATTTGCAAACCGCGTTCAATGGCGGCAAGACGCGCTTGAGTCTCGACGACGGCAGCGGTGTCGAGCGCGTGCTTGAAGTGAAGATTCCGGCTGGCATTCAGCCCGCTCAGGTCATTCGACTCGGCGGCCAGGGCCATCCTGGCGCAGGTGGCGGTCCCAATGGCGATCTGTTGCTGGAGGTGGGCATACGCGACGATGCGCGCTTCAAGCTGGACGGTCTAAACGTGCTGCATGTGTTGCCCGTCAGCCCGTGGGAAGCGGCGCTGGGTGCAACGGTGCCTGTGCCGACGCTCGCCGGCACGGTGGATTTGCGCATCCCCGCAGGTACGCAATCGGGACGGAAATTGCGTTTGAAAGGACGAGGGTTGCCGGGAAAGATGGCCGGCGATCAGTTGGTGGAAGTGTCGATCCGAGTACCCCTTGCGGAAAA
- a CDS encoding Hsp20/alpha crystallin family protein, whose protein sequence is MISVRSAIWGAPSALPADVRHAFDRVFHHAQNDSTNAAVGQWAPRADILEEAQRFVIYVDVPGVDPANIEVSMAKGVLTIKGERTAEKDDEQGRFTRVERAHGSFHRRFALPDSADADAISASGKLGVLEIVIPKKADTAPRRITIHTAQ, encoded by the coding sequence ATGATTTCAGTTCGCAGCGCCATCTGGGGCGCTCCCAGCGCGCTTCCTGCCGATGTCCGTCACGCCTTTGATCGCGTCTTTCATCATGCCCAAAACGATAGCACCAATGCCGCAGTGGGCCAGTGGGCGCCGCGTGCGGATATCCTCGAAGAAGCGCAGCGCTTTGTGATTTACGTCGACGTGCCCGGTGTGGATCCGGCAAATATCGAAGTGAGCATGGCCAAAGGCGTTCTCACCATCAAAGGCGAACGCACGGCGGAGAAGGACGATGAGCAAGGCCGTTTTACACGCGTGGAACGTGCGCACGGCAGCTTCCATCGCCGCTTTGCCTTGCCCGATAGCGCCGATGCCGATGCGATCAGCGCATCCGGCAAGCTTGGCGTGCTGGAAATCGTGATTCCCAAGAAAGCCGATACGGCGCCGCGCCGCATTACCATTCACACGGCGCAGTAA
- a CDS encoding peroxiredoxin gives MTIQIEQTLPDVEIAVVDDGAEVQRVTTSTLFADRNVVLFAVPGAFTPTCSNRHLPGYVKHFDAFKARGVEVYCMAVNDAHVMKAWAISQQVPAGLKLLADGNGSFTKALGLEMDGSAYGMGMRSRRFALYAENGVVKLLNIESPGELRVTTAEAMLDALVRQ, from the coding sequence ATGACCATACAAATCGAACAAACCCTTCCCGATGTCGAAATCGCCGTTGTCGATGACGGCGCAGAAGTACAACGCGTCACGACATCCACGCTGTTCGCCGACCGGAACGTCGTGCTGTTTGCCGTGCCCGGCGCGTTCACGCCGACGTGCTCGAATCGCCATTTGCCGGGTTACGTCAAACACTTCGACGCATTCAAAGCGCGCGGCGTCGAGGTGTATTGCATGGCCGTCAACGATGCGCACGTCATGAAGGCGTGGGCCATCTCGCAGCAGGTTCCGGCAGGGCTCAAGCTGCTCGCGGACGGCAATGGTTCGTTCACCAAAGCCCTCGGCTTGGAAATGGATGGCAGCGCATACGGGATGGGCATGCGATCGCGCCGCTTCGCCCTCTATGCAGAGAATGGCGTGGTGAAATTGCTCAATATCGAAAGTCCAGGCGAGTTGCGCGTGACGACCGCCGAAGCGATGCTGGATGCGCTTGTGCGCCAGTAA